A genomic region of Ovis aries strain OAR_USU_Benz2616 breed Rambouillet chromosome 20, ARS-UI_Ramb_v3.0, whole genome shotgun sequence contains the following coding sequences:
- the LOC101105609 gene encoding LOW QUALITY PROTEIN: BOLA class I histocompatibility antigen, alpha chain BL3-7 (The sequence of the model RefSeq protein was modified relative to this genomic sequence to represent the inferred CDS: inserted 1 base in 1 codon) — protein sequence MGPRTLLLLLSGALVLTXTWAGSHSLSYFCTCVSRPGRGEPRFIAVGYVDDTQLARFDSDAPNPRMEPRAPWMEQEGPEYWEEMTRDAKKAQQRLRSGLNTMRGFYNESEAGSHTLQEMYGCEVGPDGRLLRGYEQFAYEGRDYIALNEDLRSWTAADTAAQVTQRNAEAAGDAARVRIYLEGKCVAWLRRYLETGKDTLLRADPPETHVAPISDHEVTLRCWALGFYPEEISLTWQRDGEDQTQDMEVVETRPSGDGTFQKWAALVVPSGEEQRYTCRVQHEGLQEPLTLRWGKEGVGMELPLRESRSPSGHIQQGPD from the exons ATGGGGCCGCGAAccctcctcctgctgctctcGGGGGCCCTGGTCCTGA GAACCTGGGCCG GCTCCCACTCCCTGAGCTATTTCTGCACCTGCGTGTCCCGGCCCGGCCGCGGGGAGCCCCGCTTCATCGCCGTCGGCTACGTGGACGACACGCAGTTAGCGCGGTTCGACAGCGACGCCCCGAATCCGAGAATGGAGCCGCGGGCGCCGTGGATGGAGCAGGAGGGGCCGGAATACTGGGAAGAGATGACACGAGATGCCAAGAAAGCTCAACAGAGATTGCGATCAGGCTTGAACACCATGCGCGGTTTCTACAACGAGAGCGAGGCGG GGTCTCACACCCTCCAGGAGATGTATGGCTGCGAAGTGGGACCTGACGGGCGTCTCCTCCGCGGGTATGAGCAGTTCGCCTACGAAGGCAGAGATTACATCGCCCTGAACGAGGACCTGCGCTCCTGGACCGCGGCGGACACGGCGGCTCAGGTCACCCAGCGCAATGCTGAGGCGGCAGGTGATGCGGCGCGTGTGAGGATCTACCTGGAGGGCAAGTGCGTGGCGTGGCTCCGCAGATACCTGGAGACCGGGAAGGACACGCTGCTGCGCGCAG ACCCTCCAGAGACACATGTGGCCCCCATCTCTGACCATGAGGTCACCTTGaggtgctgggccctgggcttcTACCCTGAGGAGATCTCACTGACCTGGCAGCGTGACGGGGAGGACCAGACTCAGGACATGGAGGTTGTGGAGACCAGGCCTTCAGGGGATGGAACCTTCCAGAAGTGGGCGGCCCTGGTGGTGCCTTCTGGAGAGGAGCAGAGGTACACGTGCCGTGTGCAGCACGAGGGGCTTCAGGAGCCCCTCACCCTGAGATGGGGTAAGGAGGGGGTCGGAATGGAGCTTCCTCTCAGAGAAAGCAGGAGCCCTTCTGGACACATTCAGCAAGGTCCGGACTGA